The Lytechinus pictus isolate F3 Inbred chromosome 15, Lp3.0, whole genome shotgun sequence genome contains a region encoding:
- the LOC129277409 gene encoding rhodopsin, GQ-coupled-like, giving the protein MITETETELAESSSLPMLPSSMMSSREHTVDVDVDIISQHRTIVAVIWCIVAAIGLFGNALVVVSVVVDKKLQTTTNILVVNLAIADFLTCLCLSVECIMLLCKQGTSPIPNFVCAFVGGTIYTCILCSISTLVAIAFIRWYVITKSVRVHQGILTPRKNIVVAVAIWVESLLITLVPSLFGIVEFGHSRFYSLCSIRDDNPLRVYYILLQGVILIVALLAIGVFYALILAFVLRHNRDLRARLSSSSGNNAPYNSRNIAVSSVSNTVASSEGRPPAGPSAGQRPNAREVIHKREVAITKNLFAVVCVFAICYLPTGISLVIPGAGAPTLYAMMIGLANNALNPIIYALKHPIFQGVFKRLLLCRVSSLSGPEA; this is encoded by the coding sequence atgattacagaAACCGAAACGGAGTTAGCTGAAAGTAGCTCACTGCCTATGCTACCCTCATCGATGATGTCGTCGCGAGAACATACTGTTGACGTTGATGTCGACATTATTTCACAACATCGAACAATAGTCGCCGTCATTTGGTGCATCGTGGCCGCGATCGGTCTCTTCGGGAATGCATTAGTCGTCGTTTCCGTGGTCGTTGACAAGAAGTTGCAAACGACCACGAATATCCTTGTGGTCAATCTCGCAATCGCCGACTTCTTGACGTGTCTCTGTCTGTCAGTTGAGTGTATCATGCTCCTATGCAAACAAGGGACTTCTCCGATTCCCAACTTCGTCTGCGCCTTCGTCGGAGGGACTATCTATACCTGTATCCTTTGTAGCATCTCGACGCTGGTCGCCATCGCATTCATTCGCTGGTACGTCATCACGAAATCCGTTCGTGTTCATCAAGGGATTCTGACACCAAGGAAGAACATCGTGGTGGCGGTTGCTATCTGGGTTGAGTCCCTCCTGATCACGCTCGTACCGTCCCTTTTCGGGATCGTCGAGTTCGGTCATTCTAGATTCTATTCCCTTTGCTCGATAAGGGATGACAACCCCCTTCGTGTGTACTACATCCTGCTTCAAGGTGTGATCCTCATCGTGGCACTTCTGGCCATCGGAGTCTTCTACGCCTTAATACTGGCGTTTGTGCTCCGTCATAACCGGGATCTCAGGGCCAGACTGTCCTCATCAAGTGGCAATAACGCGCCCTACAACTCCAGAAACATCGCGGTCAGCAGCGTCAGCAACACCGTCGCTTCATCAGAAGGGAGACCTCCAGCAGGACCGTCAGCGGGCCAACGGCCAAACGCCAGGGAGGTCATCCACAAACGGGAAGTGGCAATCACCAAGAACTTATTCGCAGTTGTATGTGTCTTTGCCATTTGTTACCTACCAACGGGAATCAGCCTCGTTATCCCTGGTGCTGGTGCCCCCACTCTGTACGCCATGATGATAGGTCTTGCTAACAATGCACTGAATCCTATCATATACGCCCTCAAGCATCCCATCTTTCAAGGCGTCTTCAAGAGGCTGTTGCTATGTCGGGTCTCCAGCCTATCAGGTCCTGAAGCATGA